Genomic segment of Triticum aestivum cultivar Chinese Spring chromosome 6A, IWGSC CS RefSeq v2.1, whole genome shotgun sequence:
TATAGCAATCCCTCGCCATCTGAGCCAGAACGAATCCCAGTCAAATCTCTAAATGCTTTTGGCATTCTTTTCCCTCGCATTTCCCTAATTCTTTTATTAATATGGGAATGGGAGCAAATGAGGAGGCATCGAGTCGAAGAAATGAATTGCTCTTTGGCTAGTGGAAATGGGGTTCTTGTCGTCAACGAAGTAACTGCTCTATTTGGAGAGTGGAGCCAGCCTCAAAGCCGCCTTGGTTCTATAGTAATCTCTCAGCGTTTGAGTTGACTAATCCGATGGTACTTGAAGAAGAGTGAAACGACGAGATTTCCTTATAGGAGGAGAAAGGGATTCCTGTTGCTTTTGGGTGGGTCCAATCAAGGTACGAAAAAACTCTTTTCCCACGGCTCACTAATACGATCCTATCTTACCATTCTTCTATCCTTCTTCATCACGGGACAGAAGCATAACGCTGATCTATGGACGAAGGAAGGTATCAGAAAATTCATTATGACCTAGACCTAAACCAGGCTGATATTGAACAGAGGAGGAGTTCTTGTTACTACTTCTCGCTGGCACCAAAAGAAGTTTCGCCTGATTCGGACCTTTTGTGGTGGTCTGCCGAGGACAGCACCTAAAAACAACCCTTGTGCCATGGAATATTCCCTTTTACGATTGGAGAACCTGGCTTTGATGACATTCCTGAGGAAGGTATTTCCCCTACTAGGCTCGTTGCTTCGCTTATTAAAGATCAGAGAAGCGAATGCCTCTCGTAATTGATTGAAAAGTGCTCGCCTCTAGTTCCGGCAGATGCCTGCCATGTACCATCCGTGGAGGAAGTAGTGGGTTATTGGAAGTATAGGATTATTTCTCAAGTGTCACCAAGGATACACCCCACTTACTAAATAGGCCTGTGGATGCGGCATCTGGCTCTATGCGATGAAAGCAATGGGAAATGAGATTCTGGGTTTGATTACTGGTACAAACAAGTTCAAAGCTAGCGAGAGCATAAAGAACGGTAGATTCCATTCAACTGGTAGGTCAAGCCCTTACCCATAACACTTATTCAAAATGGGCTATCCGAAAGAGGAGATCAAAATTCCACTATCAATATGGGTAGGCTGCTATATCTAGAAAGAGAAGATGAAAGGTTTTGGATTATTAGCAAAGGTACTTATCTTATTACTCAGCTAGGCACTTACAAACCTATTTATTTACAAGTTCCACATGGGTCTGGTCAGGAAGACTCGGAATCATTCTCACGGCCACCCCACACGGGAGCGGCTTCTCCGCCAATCGATCATCACTTGCATACAAAAAAAGCCCCTTTTCCAATGGAAACCTGGGGAAATACAGTTGCTCAATTCATTCGATTTCGAAATAGCGTATAAAGTGATTCTTGCAATTTCACTGCAGGCAGCGTAGCAATTCTCGCGGGAATCTCGGTCTTGTTTGGGCCGATTCCTTAACGAGAGCCTAGTCGAAAGCGCCCATAAAAAGAGTAAATCGTTTTCGGTATGGGTACGCTGGCCCCTACGAGGGGCGGTAAGCAAGGTAGAGACCAGGGAGCAGGACCGCGAAGGGTCTTCCCATCTCTTCTTGTTATTGTCTTTGTCCGAGATGCCCGGTTCACCAAATGATAATTCAAATCGAGATTGTGTGAAGTAAAGATCTTTTTCTTGAAAGCGGATTTCTCCCTTCAAAATATCATCCATCTAATTTGTGAAAGTATGGAATTCTCACCCAGAGCTGCGGAACTCACGACTCTATTAGAAAGTAGAATGACCAACTTTTACACGAATTTTCAAGTGGATGAGATCGGTCGAGTGGTCTCAGTTGGAGATGGGATTGCACGTGTTTATGGATTGAACGAGATTCAAGCAGGAGAAATGGTGGAATTTGCCAGCGGTGTGAAAGGAATCGCCTTAAATCTTGAGAATGAGAATGTAGGTATTGTTGTCTTTGGTAGTGATACCGCTATTAAAGAAGGAGATCTTGTCAAGCGCACTGGATCTATTGTGGATGTTCCTGCGGGAAAGGCCATGTTAGGCCGTGTGGTCGACGCCTTGGGAGTACCTATTGATGGAAAAGGGGCTCTAAGCGATCACGAACGAAGACGTGTCGAAGTGAAAGCCCCAGGGATTATTGAACGTAAATCTGTGCACGAACCCATGCAAACAGGCTTAAAAGCAGTGGATAGCCTGGTTCCTATAGGCCGTGGTCAACGAGAACTTATAATCGGGGACAGACAAACTGGAAAAACTGCAATAGCTATCGATACTATATTAAACCAAAAGCAAATGAACTCAAGGGGCACAAATGAGAGTGAGACATTGTATTGTGTCTATGTTGCGATTGGACAAAAACGCTCGACTGTGGCACAATTAGTTCAAATTCTTTCAGAAGCGAATGCTTTGGAATATTCCATTCTTGTAGCAGCCACCGCTTCGGATCCTGCTCCTCTGCAATTTCTGGCCCCATATTCAGGGTGTGCCATGGGGGAATATTTCCGCGATAATGGAATGCACGCATTAATTATATATGATGATCTAAGTAAACAGGCGGTGGCATATCGACAAATGTCATTATTGTTACGCCGACCACCAGGCCGTGAGGCTTTCCCAGGGGATGTTTTCTATTTACATTCCCGTCTCTTAGAAAGAGCCGCTAAACGATCGGACCAGACAGGTGCAGGTAGCTCGACTGCGTTACCCGTGATTGAAACACAAGCTGGAGACGTATCGGCCTATATCCCCACCAATGTGATCTCCATTACAGATGGACAAATCTGTTTGGAAACAGAGCTCTTTTATCGCGGAATTAGACCAGCTATTAACGTTGGCTTATCCGTCAGTCGCGTCGGGTCTGCCGCTCAGTTGAAAGCTATGAAACAAGTCTGCGGTAGTTCAAAACTGGAATTGGCACAATATCGCGAAGTGGCCGCCTTCGCTCAATTTGGGTCAGACCTTGATGCTGCGACTCAGGCATTACTCAATAGAGGTGCAAGGCTTACAGAAGTGCCCAAACAACCAC
This window contains:
- the LOC123132605 gene encoding ATP synthase subunit alpha, mitochondrial, coding for MEFSPRAAELTTLLESRMTNFYTNFQVDEIGRVVSVGDGIARVYGLNEIQAGEMVEFASGVKGIALNLENENVGIVVFGSDTAIKEGDLVKRTGSIVDVPAGKAMLGRVVDALGVPIDGKGALSDHERRRVEVKAPGIIERKSVHEPMQTGLKAVDSLVPIGRGQRELIIGDRQTGKTAIAIDTILNQKQMNSRGTNESETLYCVYVAIGQKRSTVAQLVQILSEANALEYSILVAATASDPAPLQFLAPYSGCAMGEYFRDNGMHALIIYDDLSKQAVAYRQMSLLLRRPPGREAFPGDVFYLHSRLLERAAKRSDQTGAGSSTALPVIETQAGDVSAYIPTNVISITDGQICLETELFYRGIRPAINVGLSVSRVGSAAQLKAMKQVCGSSKLELAQYREVAAFAQFGSDLDAATQALLNRGARLTEVPKQPQYEPLPIEKQIVVIYAAVNGFCDRMPLDRISQYEKAILSTINPELQKSFLEKGGLTNERKMEPDASLKESTLPYL